Part of the Vagococcus jeotgali genome, TTCAGAATCTGTTTCTGATGCTATTGGACGTACTCTAGCTTATAAAAAACTAGTATCTGCTAACAAGGATATTATGGAAACACAAAAAAGTGATAAAAAAGCTTTAGCTGAAAAGAAACAAGATATTGAGAACAAAGTCAAAGAAATTTCTGAAAAAGCAGCTACTTTACAACAAAAACAAGAAGAGTTAGAGGTTGTTCAAGCAGAGCAAGTTCAATTAGCTTCTCAAATTTTAGCTAGTCTAGATCAAGAAAAAAATAATAAAGATAAATACGTTAAAGAAAAAGCAGTAAAAAAAGCAGCTGAAGAAAAAGCAGCAGCTGAAAAAATTGCTAGAGCAAATGAAAAACGTATGAAAGAGATTGCCGCTCAAGAAGCAGCAGCTCAAAAAGAATTAAAGGTGCAAAAAGAACGTCAACAAAAAGCAGCTGAGGAAAAACAATTAAGTGCTGAAGGTCCAGTATCTATTTCTAAACCATCAAGCGAGGTAGGTTCAAGTGACAATTCTAAATCAGAAGTCACAGTTGTTGAAGAAGAGAGTGTTGCTTCTGATGAGTCAAATGATAACGGTGGCTCAACAACTATTGTAGCAAATGACAGTGGATTTATTAATCCTTTATCAGGTGGTTATACAATCACAAGTGGTTTTGGATCAAGAACAGATCCTACAGGTTATTCTGGTGGATTCCATGATGGTATTGACTTAGCTACGTCAGCTGGTACACCAATTATGGCATCAATGGCTGGTACAGTTGTGGAATCAAGCTATCATCCAAGTGCTGGTAATCATGTGATTATTCAACATAGCAACGGCTTATATACATACTATATGCATATGAATGCACCAGGTATTGGAGCAGGTGCTCAAGTTTCAGCAGGTCAAGT contains:
- a CDS encoding murein hydrolase activator EnvC family protein, which produces MKLKNKLMLTVAATALIGLACPSVINADNLDSKIENSEKKINDLSSQKASTDKTLAQIDSDISNLNTEINQVLVEKTKLEKEVNQLSVEIKELEKNIEKRNTQIEEQARSAQVNNDQQDLVNVLLDSESVSDAIGRTLAYKKLVSANKDIMETQKSDKKALAEKKQDIENKVKEISEKAATLQQKQEELEVVQAEQVQLASQILASLDQEKNNKDKYVKEKAVKKAAEEKAAAEKIARANEKRMKEIAAQEAAAQKELKVQKERQQKAAEEKQLSAEGPVSISKPSSEVGSSDNSKSEVTVVEEESVASDESNDNGGSTTIVANDSGFINPLSGGYTITSGFGSRTDPTGYSGGFHDGIDLATSAGTPIMASMAGTVVESSYHPSAGNHVIIQHSNGLYTYYMHMNAPGIGAGAQVSAGQVIGAVGTTGNSTGNHLHFGISSSLWGGFIDPTSMLSF